The Candidatus Nomurabacteria bacterium DNA segment CTTCCTTCTCTAGACCAAGCTCGTTAAGCACTTCCGGTGTGGCAACCTCGAGATTAACCGCTATTTCTTTGTCTGAAGCAAGATAGATCGTATCCTCACCCGCCTCAGAAAGCGTCTGGAATTCGTGACTATACTTTGAGAAAGCGCCGCCCGAAGCAAAGGTTAAATAAGTCCTTTCCCCCAAACCAACTGCCTTAAAAATATCTTGATAAACCTTCGACACTTTTCCGTAGAACTCCTCTTGGTCGACCCGTGTCGCATGAAAAGAATAAAGATCTTTCATTAAAAATTCTCGGCCACGGATTAGTCCGCTCTTCGTCCGTGTTTCATTGCGAAATTTAGTTTGAATTTGGTAAACCGCTCGCGGCAAGTCACGATAGGATTTGATGTGCTCTTTCAATAAACTGGTAATCGGTTCTTCGTGGGTAAACCCTAATCCCAATTCGCTCTCATTCTTCAATCTTGTCTTAAACCAAACATCCACACTTTTGTCATCCCATCGCCCCGTCTTCTGCCACAAATCAGGGTTCTGTAATGCGGACATGTTAATCTCTGTCGCATTCAGTTTCTGCATCTCTGAGCGAATCAGTCGATTAATCTTTTCTAAAGTCCTCAAACCCAGAGGCAAATAATCATAAACCCCCGCCACCTCCTTCTGAACAAAGCCGGCCCGAATTAGAAGTTGAGCGTTTTTAGCAACCTCATCCTTCGGTGCTTCACGGCGCGTTTTGGTAAAAAGTTGAGACTGCAACATCGTCCCTTAGCTTAGCGCAAAAAAAGCGCGGGGTCAAAATGACCCCGCGGGCTTTATCGGCGTGGTTTTGTCAGATCCACTCGCTTGATACCACGCCTCATTAAAGCCTCCCGCCTTCGTCTCACGATGTCGGGCCAACTGATGATAGTCTTCGCAAAATCAGCATTCACAATTTCACCGATTGTCTGTGGTCCGGGCTTTGGCACAAAGATCATAAAATTCTCCTTCCATTAGCACAGTATCACAATATCCCTAGAAAAGCAAGCGGCGAATATCACCATAAGTAACCACCAGCATAAGAAGCAGGAGCAGCCCGAAACCAACCAGATTAAGAAAGTTTGCCACTTGGGGTCTGATTGGTGAACCCTTTATTTTTTCAATCAAGAGAAACAGAAGCCTCCCCCCATCAAGCGCCGGAAAAGGCACCAGATTGAGGACGGCGAGATTAATTGAAATAAATGCGGTAAAAGAAAGCAGGTAGACAAAACCGAGTAAGGCCGCATCAGAAACCAAACCAACCAATCCAACTGGGCCAGTAATGTTTGCCAGCACGCTCTCCCCTGTAAAAGACTTGGCAATTAATTGCCATAAACCAAAAACTGTGGCGATGGTCAATCTGGCGGTCATCTCGGCACCATGAATAAACGCCACAAAAAAAGATGATCTGGCAATCGTTACCTCATCCATCACGATGCCAATCGCGGCGCGATCCTGAACCAAACCATCAGCCGGTCTCAACTTAAACTCCAGTGTCGCCTCACCGCGTTGGGCTGATAATAAAATATCCTCTGTCGGATGAGCGGCGATAAAAGTGGAAACAATTTCCGGATTGGGGTCCTCAGCCATAATGCCCCGCTCGTCGGCAAGTGACAAAATCTGATCTCCCGGTTTCAAGCCTGCAAGTTCAGCTGGTGATCCGGGATTGATGCTCGTGATAATTAAACGAGCCTCGCCCTCAGACGCAAAACCACTTTGAGTTGAAACCGGCATACCAATCATGAACCCGACCGAGAGAAAAATCCACGCCAGTAGAAGATTGCAAACCACGCCTGCGACCAATACTGCGGCTTGTACCGAGCGCGACTTGCCTGTAAGACTCCGAGAACTATCACGGCCAGTGAGAGATTCCTCATCAGGATTCTCGCCAAAAATTTTTACAAAACCCCCAAAAGGCAAGAGATTGAGCGAATATGTTGTCTCACCTTTTGTAAAACTAAAGAGTCGCGGTGGAAACCCAAAACCAAATTCATCTACCCGCACCCCCGACTTCTTCGCAACAATAAAATGTCCAAACTCATGCGAGAGTATTAAGATACCCAGAACAACAATTAGAAGTAGAATCGACATCTCTTATTTAATTCATAATTTCCGCATCCTTCTTCGCCTTTAGTTTTTCCAACTTCTCATTTTCTTCAGCCACAATTTTTTGCAATTCGTCTTTCAACCGAAACTTCTCATCCTCGCTTAACTCTTTTGCCTCTTCTTTTTCTTGAATATCGTTCCAAACTTTCTCCCGTTCCTTCCTTAGGGAAACCTTGGCCTCCTCCGTTCGGTCATGAGCCAGTTTGGCCAGCAGGGCTCGTTTATCGGCTGTAAGTTCTGGAAAGGTAACTCGCAGGCCCGAGCCGTCGCTGGCGCCAGCTACTGATAGACCGAGATTCGCGGACATAATCGCACTCTCCACCGCCTTCAGTTGAGTTTTATCCCACACACTAATTCGTAGACTTCGAACATCTTCCACGGCAATTGCACTCACCTGTTTGAGTGGCACCCGTGCGCCATAGCTCTCAACCTGCACACTATCAAGCAGAGCGGGCGTGGCCCGGCCCGTTCGAATGCTGGCAAACTCGCGACTAAGCCACTCGCCAATCTCCTTCGTCTTCGTCTTAAATTGATTGAAGTTGTAGGACATGAAAATATGATAACAGAATTAGAAAGAAAAGAAAAAATTAACCCCGTCTCGCTGGCGCGAAGACGGGGTTAGAGGTTACAAGGTAGAAGCAAGAAGGCTTAGACCGAAACTGCTTCACGGGAGCGAAGGTCGTCGTCCGCATAGTCGCGATTCGTCCAATCGACGTAGAACTTGCGGTCGTCCGGGCCCCAGTACGCGTGCGGCACGAGGCCATCAGAGTGACGGGAACCAGAGCAAAGTGTGACATTCTTAATGTCCAGATGTTTGCCAGTCTCCTTGAAGTAGAAGAGTTCCCACAGCATCCGCTCCAAGAGAGTGATACCCGAAACTTTCCGCTCCGCCAGGTCATCGGCCGAGCGACCCTTCAGCTCTTGATCGGCCTCCACTCGATCACGAATCCAGATGGCATAACTCGCCGTTGGCTCGCGATCGTTCTTGGTCACCGATTTGTCCAGATCATCGATGCTTGACCAAGTGCCGAAGAGCGCGCCACATTTCTGGAAGACTTGATTGAGCTTGAGGCCCTTCGCCACCACAATCAGCCGATCAAAACCAGCTCGACGTTTAGGAATCACGATCTTACTCGTGTCCAACTTGATGCCGAACAATTCCCGGTAAAACTTCTGCCAGGCCGTCAATTGAAGTGCGGTGTTGGCCAAATCAGAAACGAAACCACTCTTGAGAACACCCACTTCGGGGAATGGATTGCGATGGTCTAGCACCGCTTGAATGATCTCTCCGTTAATTGAGCGGTCATCAATCTGTCGAAACAAGTCCTTGAGTTGCGAAGCCGTAACATCCGACCCCGCCACGACCACTTTATTAGTAGCCATGATACTGTCCTTTCCTAAATTAAGGTTCAAATCTCGGAACGCCGAGCCGTGGCTAGTACATCTAGCCTCCGACCCCGATTATACTCATTTTACAGGAGTTGTCAACTAGGTGGGCAAAACTAGCGCAATGTGTTCCAAAACTAGTTTAGTCGTGCCACTTTTATCATCAAGATAAACCCGACCCTGACGAATTTCCGCTAAGGCAAAAATTAGATCCTCTTTCATCGCCTTTACTCCAACCACTCGCGACAAATAAACCTCCAAGCCATCGAGAAACTTCAAGGCCAGACTTTTTGAATTTTCCCCTGTTTTTTCTGACCTCTTTATCAACTCGGCAATAATCTTCAAACGGGAATCAAAGCCTGCGTTTACAAACTTTTTTATTTCTGTTAAATCTTCTTTACTTTCATCCGTCTCCCGATCTGCCACCTCTAAGCGGGAGAGAAGTGTTGGTAAAAGTTGAATGCTTCGGGGAACAAGGATCACAAACATAACGCCAGTCGCCGGCTCTTCGAGGACCTTCAGAAGGGCATTCTGACCCTCTTCAGTAATTGATTCACAGTAGACGGTGAGCTCTTCCCCAGCACTTGCCCGGCTCCCCCTTTCCCGCAAAATTCTCGCCTCTTTAATACCAAGAATCGGAAAAGAAAAATCTATTCTCTCTCCCGGTAGGACGCGACCACGAACCAAGCGAGCGTGATGCTTAGTTTTTGGAAATGATGCTTTTTTTATAGACATCGAGATGCTCCAGCGCAACGCCCGTCCCGTTAACCACGCAATAAAGCGGCTCATTTGCCACACGCGCCTTCACGCCCGTCCTTCGATAGACCAACTCGGCCAGATTGGCTAGTTGCGACGAACCACCGGTCATAATAACCCCGTGATCAATGATGTCGCTCGCGAGTTCCGGTGGAGTTTCTTGGAACACATTTTTAATCGCCCGCACCATCTCCCGCAACTCAGCATCAATCGCCTTAACAATCTCATTTGTTTTTATTTCTGCCGAACGCGGTAAACCGGTCAGGAAATCTCGTCCCTTGATAACATAAACCTCCTCATTTTCTACCGGCACGGCCGAACCAATCTTTATTTTCACCTCCTCGGCAGTTTTATCACCAATCGCGAGATTAAAGGTCTTCTTAATATAATCTGCGATAGCCTGATCAATTTTATTACCAGCATATTTGACCGAAGTTGAAGCCACAATGCCACCCAGACTAATTACCGCCACATCCGTCGTTCCGCCACCAATATCACAGACCATATGCCCACGCGGTTCATAAATTGGTATGCCCGCACCAATCGCCGCCAGAATCGGTTCCTTAACCACATAAGCACTTCTCGCCCCCGCTTTCATCGCGGCCTCAATCACCGCCCGTCTCTCTGTCGAGGTTACGCCCGCAGGGACAGAAATCATCACTTCCGGCTTGAAGAGGTTAAACCGACCAATCGCCTTATTGATGTAATAACGCAACATCACCTCAGTCACCCGATAATCGGCAATGACTCCATCCTTCATCGGTCGATAAGCAGTAATGTTGTCCGGCGTTTTGCCAATCATCTCCTTAGCTTCCAGACCAACGGCCATTACCTTATTGTCTAATTCTGAAACGGCGACGACTGACGGTTCATTCAAGACAATCCCCTGCCCGGGGATAAAGACGAGCGTGTTGGCCGTGCCCAAATCAATCCCTAATTTCTTAACGAAGAAACTCATATTCGTCATTGTATGGCTTTTCCTCTCTTTTTACAATATAGTAAAAACGATGAAAATCGTCACCGTCATTCCGATTACCCGAGGTATTTTCCGTGACAACCTGACTTATTTCAGCGCTCAAGAGATTGCGGTCGGTGATCTAGTCAGTGTACCCGTCCGCCAGAAGATGACCGCCGCACTTGTTGTCAAAATTGATTCTCTCACCGAAGCAAAAACTAGCTTAAAAAAAGCAGACTTCAGCATCAAGAAAATTAACCAGATTAAGACTCGACAGTTTCTCTCACCCGAGTTGGTGGAAACCGCGAACGAGCTCGCAGACTACTTTGCTGCCCCGATTGGCCAAATCTTAAAATCTCTTCTGCCTAAAATAATTTTTGAAAAACAAAAAAGTTTAGGAAATACAATTAAAAAAATGACTCGTGAAATCAGTGGTGAGAAACTTGTTATCCAAGACACGGACGAGGAAAGACTGTCTTATTACCGTGGTTTGATTCGGGAATCTTTCGCCAGGAACCAGTCAGTCTTTGTCTGCGAACCGACATTGTCTGACTTGCTCGCATCCGCACCCAGCCTAGAGAAAGGGATCGAACATTACACCGTTCGGCTACACAGTAAGCTGGGGGCAAAAAATCTAAGAGAAAACTGGACAAAAGCGTTGACCGAAGACCACCCCCTTCTGGTTATTGCCACACCACCATTTCTATCTTTAACAAGAAACGACCTCGGACTAGTGATCCTGGACCGAGAAAACTCCGCGAACTACCACACCCTGTCTCGACCCTTCGTCGATTATCGAATTTTCGTAGAAAAATTGACCAGCAAGCGCGGACAAAAACTGCTCGTGGGAGATATTCTTCTGCGGCCAGAGACCATGTGGCGGACGGAAAGAAACGAACTGGTACCGGTTAGAACACCCAAGCAACGTCTCACCGACAACGTAAAGATGAAGCTGGTCAGTGTTTCGGGCGATGTCATCTGGTGTGAGGAAACAAAAGATCTAATCGAAAAGACAGCCAAGGAAAAGATTTTCCTGCTGGCTAATCGACGAGGCGTAGCGCCGATCATTGTTTGTGATGACTGTGGTGAGGCTGTACTTTGTGGCAACTGCGAATCACCACTCGTTTTACATAAGGAGAATGTTTTCCGTTGTCACCATTGCGGCGAGACACGAACCGCAGAGGAAAAGTGCCGACGATGTCAGAGTTGGCGTCTGCGCCCTCTCGGCACCGGGATTGAACGGGTCGCCAGAGAATTAAAGCTACTCGTTCCTAATCGCGCCATTTTTCAGATTGACAGTGATCAAACAAAAAGCCCTAAGTCGGCGGAATCAGTCTCAAAAAAATTCCATGCTACATCGGGAGCGATCCTGGTCGGCACGGAGATGGCATTACGTTATCTTGATGAAAAAGTTACGCACAGTGTAGTGATAACGGTTGACTCAATGCTCGCTTTACCAGATTTCAGAATCAACGAAAAAGTTTTCATCCTCCTCGCTCGTCTACGGGGAATGACGAGTAAAGAAATGCTAATCCAAACCAGACAAAGCGAGAATGAAACGCTAACCGAAATTGCGCACGGACAACTTCTGGAATTCTACCGTCGAGAAATTGCTGAGAGAGAACAGTTTGACTACCCGCCATTCAAAATTTTCATTAAAATTACACACCCTGGAAATGACTCGACACTGCGAGCCACTTTCAAAAAAATGGAAAAAATACTTCTAAAGTGGTCTCCCGCCACCTACCCCAGTCTGCACGGAGATGAACTAAACCTCCTAATAAAAATCCCGCCGGAAGATTGGCCAAAACTCGACCTAGTCGCCTGGCTAAAGAAGCTCCCGCCCAGTTTTAAAGTTAGCATTAATCCAGAAAGTGTGTTATAAATTAAGTTCATGGCTGAAATTATACAGAGAGACAATCCCCTGCTTAGACAAGTGGCAAAGCAGGTGGCGGAAAAGGAATTCGGTACGATAGAACTAAAAAAAATCCTAGAAGAAATGGTAGAAACTCTAACGGCCGAACCGGACGGAATTGCTCTCGCCGCTCCACAAATCGGGATTTCTAAGCGAATCTTCATTGTAAAAATGCCAGAAGAAAAAAATCTTGTCTTCATCAATCCGATCATCACAAAACTTTCAAAGAAAAAGGAACCCTTAGAGGAAGGTTGCCTCTCCGTTCGCTGGCTCTACGGGCAAGTCGACCGCGCAGAAAAAGCAAGCGTGGAAGCCTACGACCAAAATGGTCAGAAATTTACCAGACACGGTACGGGGTTAATGGCACAAATATTTCAACACGAAATTGACCACCTAAACGGCGAACTTTTCATCGACAAAGCTCAAAATTTAGAAGAATTCAGACCAGAAAATCGCCCTAATGATTAAATTTGCCTTCTTTGGCACCGACGAATTTGCGGTTGCGATTTTGGAAAATTTAAAGTCCAGGAAATTACCCCCCTCTGTCATTGTAACCATGCCAGACAAGCCCCGCGGACGGAAACTTTTTCTGACACCCACACCCGTCAAAACTTGGGCCGAAAAAAATAAAATTCCGTTCACAACAGATAATCCTCAGGGCAATTTTGACTTATTTGTCGTGGCCTCTTACGGCAAAATTATAAAGAA contains these protein-coding regions:
- the def gene encoding peptide deformylase; translated protein: MAEIIQRDNPLLRQVAKQVAEKEFGTIELKKILEEMVETLTAEPDGIALAAPQIGISKRIFIVKMPEEKNLVFINPIITKLSKKKEPLEEGCLSVRWLYGQVDRAEKASVEAYDQNGQKFTRHGTGLMAQIFQHEIDHLNGELFIDKAQNLEEFRPENRPND
- the rseP gene encoding RIP metalloprotease RseP translates to MSILLLIVVLGILILSHEFGHFIVAKKSGVRVDEFGFGFPPRLFSFTKGETTYSLNLLPFGGFVKIFGENPDEESLTGRDSSRSLTGKSRSVQAAVLVAGVVCNLLLAWIFLSVGFMIGMPVSTQSGFASEGEARLIITSINPGSPAELAGLKPGDQILSLADERGIMAEDPNPEIVSTFIAAHPTEDILLSAQRGEATLEFKLRPADGLVQDRAAIGIVMDEVTIARSSFFVAFIHGAEMTARLTIATVFGLWQLIAKSFTGESVLANITGPVGLVGLVSDAALLGFVYLLSFTAFISINLAVLNLVPFPALDGGRLLFLLIEKIKGSPIRPQVANFLNLVGFGLLLLLMLVVTYGDIRRLLF
- a CDS encoding rod shape-determining protein is translated as MSFFVKKLGIDLGTANTLVFIPGQGIVLNEPSVVAVSELDNKVMAVGLEAKEMIGKTPDNITAYRPMKDGVIADYRVTEVMLRYYINKAIGRFNLFKPEVMISVPAGVTSTERRAVIEAAMKAGARSAYVVKEPILAAIGAGIPIYEPRGHMVCDIGGGTTDVAVISLGGIVASTSVKYAGNKIDQAIADYIKKTFNLAIGDKTAEEVKIKIGSAVPVENEEVYVIKGRDFLTGLPRSAEIKTNEIVKAIDAELREMVRAIKNVFQETPPELASDIIDHGVIMTGGSSQLANLAELVYRRTGVKARVANEPLYCVVNGTGVALEHLDVYKKSIISKN
- the frr gene encoding ribosome recycling factor — encoded protein: MSYNFNQFKTKTKEIGEWLSREFASIRTGRATPALLDSVQVESYGARVPLKQVSAIAVEDVRSLRISVWDKTQLKAVESAIMSANLGLSVAGASDGSGLRVTFPELTADKRALLAKLAHDRTEEAKVSLRKEREKVWNDIQEKEEAKELSEDEKFRLKDELQKIVAEENEKLEKLKAKKDAEIMN
- a CDS encoding prolyl-tRNA synthetase; protein product: MLQSQLFTKTRREAPKDEVAKNAQLLIRAGFVQKEVAGVYDYLPLGLRTLEKINRLIRSEMQKLNATEINMSALQNPDLWQKTGRWDDKSVDVWFKTRLKNESELGLGFTHEEPITSLLKEHIKSYRDLPRAVYQIQTKFRNETRTKSGLIRGREFLMKDLYSFHATRVDQEEFYGKVSKVYQDIFKAVGLGERTYLTFASGGAFSKYSHEFQTLSEAGEDTIYLASDKEIAVNLEVATPEVLNELGLEKEELVPHKSIEVGNIFTLGTRFSSAIGLNYLDSEGKSQPVWMGSYGLGPSRLLGTVAEVLSDEDGLVWPKSIAPFMVYLIVLNSRDEKVMRSARTLYETLEKLGVETLFDDRGLKAGEHFADSDLIGLPYRVVVSEKTLAEEKYELKIRSNGEVNLLDEKALIKLLQN